The genomic interval CCGAGCATGGCAAATTCGCTACCAGTGTCGAAGGGGTGTTTGCCGCAGGCGATTGTCGCCGCGGTCAGAGCCTGATTGTCTGGGCAATTAATGAAGGACGGGGTGCAGCCCGCGAGTGTGATCGCTTTTTGATGGGCGAAACCAATCTGCCGTAGAACAGCAGGGCAATGACCGTTGGACAAGAATGGCTAGTAGACGCAATAGGATGTGCTCCTGAGCGATTGTGCGACTTGAACACGCTTCAACAGGTTTGTGAACGCATCATCACTGAGCTTGATCTCCATGTCATTGGCGAAAGTGTTTGGCACCAATTCCCTTCACCTGGTGGCATAACAGGTATC from Deltaproteobacteria bacterium carries:
- a CDS encoding S-adenosylmethionine decarboxylase gives rise to the protein MTVGQEWLVDAIGCAPERLCDLNTLQQVCERIITELDLHVIGESVWHQFPSPGGITGIYLLTESHLTCHTYPETGIVTFNLYCCRPRPEWRWVEELTATFAARQVTARTFMRGVTD